Proteins from a genomic interval of Miscanthus floridulus cultivar M001 unplaced genomic scaffold, ASM1932011v1 os_2701_1, whole genome shotgun sequence:
- the LOC136535341 gene encoding probable O-methyltransferase 2 — protein MAAPSQAIAPTDDELLQAQADLWRHSLYYLTSMALKCAVELHIPTAIHDLGGSTTLPDLVTALSLPKTKLPFLGRIMRLLVTSGIFASDGSNGDGAEAVYRLNPLSWLLVEGVESEDHTYQKYFVLATVSRHYVEAGLSLADWFKKDLPEPLQSPFEDLHGVPLVHESTKLLDEELDRIVEEGVAAHDNLAIGTIIRECSDVFSGLHSLTYCCGRQGNTSAKAIIKAFPDIKCTVLNLPRVVETTTTPAAPADDAVSNVTGDLFHTIPPAQAVMLKLVLHFWSDEDCVKILEQIRKAIASKEDGGKVIIIEILLGPYMGPIMYEAQLLMDMLMMVNTRGRQRSENDWRQIFTKAGFSDYKIVKKIGARGVIEVYP, from the exons ATGGCAGCTCCttctcaagccatagctcccacCGATGACGAGCTGCTGCAGGCGCAAGCCGACCTATGGCGCCACAGCCTCTACTACCTCACGTCCATGGCGCTCAAGTGCGCCGTCGAGCTCCACATCCCAACTGCCATACATGACCTTGGAGGCTCGACCACGCTGCCGGACCTGGTGACCGCGTTGTCCCTCCCCAAGACCAAGCTTCCATTCCTCGGTCGCATCATGCGGCTGCTGGTCACGTCGGGGATCTTCGCTTCTGACGGCAGCAATGGAGATGGAGCGGAGGCCGTGTACCGCCTCAACCCACTCTCCTGGCTCCTGGTAGAAGGTGTGGAATCGGAGGACCACACCTACCAGAAGTACTTCGTGCTCGCAACCGTCTCCCGGCACTATGTTGAGGCCGGCTTGTCTCTGGCCGACTGGTTCAAGAAGGATCTGCCCGAGCCGCTGCAGTCGCCGTTCGAGGATTTACATGGTGTGCCCCTCGTCCATGAGAGCACAAAACTTCTCGACGAAGAGCTTGACAGGATCGTGGAAGAAGGTGTCGCTGCACACGACAACCTGGCGATCGGGACGATAATACGGGAGTGCAGTGATGTTTTCAGTGGCCTTCACTCACTGACCTATTGCTGTGGTAGACAGGGAAACACCAGCGCGAAGGCGATCATCAAGGCGTTCCCTGACATCAAATGCACCGTGCTGAACCTTCCAAGGGTTGTTGAGACGACGACGACACCTGCAGCACCAGCTGATGATGCTGTTAGCAATGTCACGGGTGATTTGTTCCACACCATCCCGCCTGCTCAGGCTGTGATGCTCAAG CTTGTACTGCACTTTTGGAGCGACGAGGATTGTGTGAAGATCCTAGAGCAAATCAGGAAGGCAATTGCTTCCAAAGAAGATGGAGGCAAGGTGATCATTATAGAAATACTTCTTGGGCCTTACATGGGCCCAATAATGTATGAAGCCCAACTCCTGATGGACATGCTCATGATGGTGAATACGAGAGGCAGGCAGCGTAGTGAAAATGACTGGCGCCAGATATTCACTAAAGCTGGTTTCTCTGACTATAAGATTGTTAAGAAAATAGGAGCTCGTGGTGTCATCGAAGTCTACCCGTAA